In a single window of the Rhopalosiphum padi isolate XX-2018 chromosome 1, ASM2088224v1, whole genome shotgun sequence genome:
- the LOC132928764 gene encoding uncharacterized protein LOC132928764 gives MDSNTIDVKLEVDDDQGSVKNFESTNKISHDSVVTCGKCKKQMLYQEYEKHRQIHYDLCWIVGVEDEIDFTNTSKIQEILKKTTKNSRTKSKFICEWCDAVKITISGFANHLIKCKQNPVLNANNTVLNETNVNLSTSSITHDNGTMVSCGRCGESMTYEEYKSKHRHIHYNLCWLEGEEKIDYLNENKLVVLLREILKNSTAKKKFTCEWCKDLKKSVVGFASHVKKCAIEQKFVLQHPNETDSSQPMDEDRYEEESNNKNNSMVICGRCNKSMTFKEYEETHSATHYNLCWITGDEKPDFDDENVVQYLLRQKLPKYAARQKKVKFICEWCQIEKKSVPGFASHVKRCQSRPDKQGLFNETEDRNDITKKSVIEITKERDDSMVTCGRCKEEMTFNEYRTNHYSKHYNLCWIDGEVILDLENYDTVLNKLKQFIPFSAVRKRSVKLCCEDCKTIKKSISGFASHVIFCNKTPNDITHLLIRCEDCGNKIKPSSLITHKQKNCKGVNNIENGNDFTINENSKRDYKLRRKRRPPNVISLHPDTKYITEYYDFMCRLCNFITISVSDIVDHILKVHDIVLDNKKKDSLDNYTINKYEVHRNIYLKPLLNYYNFFTKTFWKDVCHKDFKSDVLLLKNDEALKYIPSIQQSCKILNSDDEHICVDLFKSVYVNGMHWLFTGGPNWAMSWCPLPKEVQTQFLAISCHPKPDLEHKEMSIYKYPSLVQLWAFDSLKNIINESVSFTPHMSYGIAHEYGGVWDMAWCPSGAYEPPQKMGLLALSTSCGDCPVFAMPFVDENSEMYSIYLAKHIVARNFECEWIEGGVQCTKVCWQTVSPFKTLICGYSNGVVSVFHINFKSIFLNKDILYPCHTFIASRSSITGLSMNYFNTSILATSATDGNVTLWDLKSTENPIFQKKSYCPSDCTWLQQCYTLVYCSKVVNPVFSKVRTINFSNCDDDVEGYNPELYVLKSVINKNKILGNCDLVKNDEKINCDDTNEKKTSRESNISSDDESYKSVDSSTYSDQDKSNNAGKSGDVPKNIDEEDFYGPAFYQKSTHWSVSTSDWMNVIATGNENGVIYEKLFLSETNNIRKGNSTTLQLMVKKLSNDNTQSEYSDGYRFKETVKKFGLESKLFFNESELNNEDDSKPLLRYPLDNITKVSWNQNFNSFRWLAIGTQSGFTLVSPSQAIPDSCIDSFYKIVFTPMDNFDDTTDISM, from the exons ATGGACAGTAATACTATCGATGTCAAACTTGAAGTCGACGACGACCAAGGATCGGTTAAGAATTTCGAGTCTACAAATAAAATCAGTCATGATTCCGTC gtGACTTGTGGTAAATgcaaaaaacaaatgttatatCAGGAATATGAAAAACATCGTCAGATTCATTATGACCTCTGTTGGATTGTGGGCGTAGAAGATGAAATT gatttCACAAATACGTCAAAAATTCaagaaatattaaagaaaactaCAAAGAATTCTAGAACAAAGTCAAAATTTATATGTGAATGGTGTGATGctgttaaaataactatttctggATTTGCCAACCatctaataaaatgtaaacaaaat CCTGTGTTGAATGCAAATAATACAGTTTTGAACGAAACTAATGTTAATCTTAGTACATCGTCTATTACTCATGATAATGGCACTAtg GTATCATGTGGTCGTTGTGGAGAAAGTATGACATATGAAGAATACAAAAGTAAACATAGACATATTCACTATAATTTATGTTGGTTAGAAGGAGAAGAAAAAATA gactACTTAAACGAGAACAAATTGGTTGTATTACTtcgtgaaattttaaaaaactctactgctaaaaaaaagtttacatgTGAATGgtgtaaagatttaaaaaaaagtgtggTAGGCTTTGCTTCTCatgtaaaaaaatgtgcaaTTGAACAAaag TTTGTACTTCAACATCCTAATGAGACTGATTCTTCCCAGCCTATGGACGAAGATAGATATGAAGaagaatcaaataataaaaacaattccatg GTAATTTGTGGCCGTTGTAATAAAAGCATGACATTCAAGGAGTATGAAGAAACACATAGTGCGACACATTACAATCTATGCTGGATAACTGGTGATGAAAAACCa gattttGATGATGAGAATGTTGTACAATATTTACTACgacaaaaattaccaaaatatgcTGCAcgccaaaaaaaagttaaatttatttgtgaatggtgtcagatagaaaaaaaaagtgtaccTGGTTTTGCTAGTCATGTTAAACGATGTCAATCTAGACCG GATAAACAGGGACTGTTTAACGAAACAGAAGATAGAAatgatataactaaaaaatctgTTATAGAAATTACAAAAGAAAGAGACGATTCAATG gtGACTTGTGGCCGCTGTAAAGAAGAAATGACTTTTAATGAATATCGTACTAATCATTattctaaacattataatttatgttggaTTGATGGTGAAGTAATACTA gattTAGAAAACTATGATaccgtattaaataaattgaaacaatTCATACCTTTTAGTGCTGTTCGTAAACGGTCAGTTAAGTTGTGTTGTGAAGATTGTAAAACTATTAAGAAAAGTATTTCAGGATTTGCTAGTCATGTAATATTTTGCAATAAAACTCCTAAT gacATAACACATTTGTTAATAAGATGTGAAGACTgtggaaataaaattaaaccatCATCATTAATAACTCACAAACAGAAAAATTGTAAAGGTgtgaataatatagaaaatggtAATGACTTCACCATAAATGAAAAT tcTAAAAGAGATTATAAATTGCGGCGTAAAAGACGGCCCCCAAATGTGATAAGTTTACATCcagatactaaatatattactgaatattat GATTTTATGTGTCGTTTGtgcaattttataacaattagtgTCAGTGACATTGTTGATCATATTTTGAAGGTTCATGATATTGTtttagacaataaaaaaaaagatagtttagacaattatacaatta ataaATATGAAGTACAcagaaatatatacttaaagcctttattaaattattataattt tttcacaAAAACATTTTGGAAGGATGTTTGTCACAAAGACTTTAAATCTGATGTTTTGCTCTTAAAAAATGATGAAGCACTGAAGTATATACCATCTATTCAACAATcttgcaaaatattaaattcagatGATGAACATATATGTGTTGATCTTTTCAAATCTGTTTATgttaatg gtatgcATTGGCTGTTTACTGGTGGTCCTAATTGGGCTATGTCATGGTGTCCTCTTCCAAAAGAGGTACAAACACAGTTTTTAGCAATATCATGTCATCCTAAACCAGATCTGGAACATAAAGAGATGAGCATTTACAAATATCCATCTCTTGTGCAGTTATGGGCGTTTGATTCattaaagaatattat TAATGAATCCGTTTCTTTTACGCCACATATGTCTTATGGTATAGCTCATGAGTATGGTGGTGTATGGGATATGGCATGGTGTCCTTCTGGAGCTTATGAACCCCCACAAAAAATGGGATTGTTGGCATTAAGTACGTCTTGTGGAGATTGTCCTGTGTTTGCTATGCCTTTTGTGGATGAAAACTccgaaat GTATTCTATTTATTTGGCCAAGCATATAGTAGCGAGAAATTTTGAATGTGAATGGATTGAAGGTggtgtacaatgtacaaaaGTTTGTTGGCAGACTGTTTCACCATTCAA aacTCTTATTTGTGGATATTCAAACGGTGTTGTGAGTGTGTTccacataaattttaaatcaatattcttaaataaagaTATTCTTTATCCATGTCATACTTTCATAGCAAGTAGAAGTAGTATAACAg gtctttccatgaattattttaatacttcaatTTTGGCTACTTCAGCAACTGATGGTAATGTAACTTTATGGGATTTAAAGTCTACTGAAAATCCAATCTTTCAAAAGAAATCTTATTGTCCATCTGATTGTACTTGGCTTCAACAGTGTTACACATTGGTGTATTGTAGTAAAGTTGTAAA tccTGTATTCTCAAAAGTTCGgactattaatttttcaaactgtGATGATGACGTTGAAGGTTATAATCCCgagttatatgttttaaaaagtgtaattaataaaaataaaatactcggTAATTGTGATCTTgtaaaaaatgatgaaaaaataaattgtgatgatactaatgaaaaaaaaacttctcGTGAATCCAATATAAGTAGTGATGACGAATCATATAAATCTGTTGATTCAAGTACGTATAGTGATCAAGATAAATCAAATAATGCAGGAAAATCTGGAGACGTACCAAAAAACATTGATGAGGAAGATTTTTATGGTCCTGCTTTTTATCAAAAGAGTACTCATTGG tcTGTTTCTACTTCGGATTGGATGAATGTTATAGCAACTGGAAATGAAAATGGAGTTATctatgaaaaactgtttctatcagaaactaataatataagaaaggGAAACTCt acAACACTTCAATTGATggtaaaaaaattgtctaatgATAATACTCAATCAGAGTATTCTGATGGTTACCGTTTTAAagaaacagttaaaaaatttggACTTGAATCTAAACTT TTTTTCAATGAAAGTGAATTGAACAATGAAGATGACAGCAAACCTTTGTTAAGATACCCTCTTGATAATATAACcaag gTATCTTggaatcaaaattttaattcttttcgTTGGTTGGCTATTGGTACTCAAAGTGGTTTTACTCTTGTATCACCATCTCAAGCAATACCCGATAGTTGCATtgattcattttataaaatagtttttacccCCATGGATAACTTTGATGATACGACTGATATATCTATGTAA
- the LOC132928922 gene encoding uncharacterized protein LOC132928922 yields the protein MNKKVDQKNKPLSTTQKKHRPLSVLTQGSIPNRYGSNSNLNNIISTPNNNTPKNVNHRSKSNLTMKDNGTVSRLKNFSSNVTLERNGSMPNLNATGNRLQLDKTTKLRFAYDKYLSSLETKYVFQMIEKNISSNINKQKKVFRDEFDTLKNQLVTLSKELESINGLKIEKKLIDQKFEVLEMLNKALVFNDADEEIMTLYSSTASKVVVKNFKQMDEDDLNAVKILLNEIIEPLKLLDYENKINTRIQLKDSLIKVAMLTKELDILKLKCEELFDEQDSLLNYNKSYKILKDQFGENPDTNLLPTKSNLVEEVENVLNEIEW from the exons ATGAATAAAAAAGTGGACCAGAAAAATAAGCCATTAAGTActacacaaaaaaaacatagacCTCTAAGTGTTCTTACACAAGGTAGTATTCCAAACCGATATGGcagtaattcaaatttaaataacattattagtacaccaaataataatacaccgaAAAATGTGAATCACCGATCCAAAAGTAATTTAACAATGAAAGATAATGGCACTGTTAGTCGACTCAaaa ATTTTAGTTCAAATGTTACCTTAGAAAGAAATGGTAGTATGCCAAATTTAAATGCAACTGGTAATAGATTACAATTAGACAAAACTACCAAGCTAAGATTTGCATATGACAAATATCTCAGCAGTTTAGAAACAAAATATGTGTTTCAgatgatagaaaaaaatatatcttcaaatattaataaacaaaaaaaggtTTTTAGAGATGAATTTGATACTCTCAAAAATCAATTAGTTACTTTAAGTAAAGAGTTGGAATCAATAAAtggattaaaaattgaaaaaaaattaattgatcaaAAATTTGAAGTACTTGAAATGCTCA ataaagcTCTTGTATTTAATGATGCAGATGAAGAAATTATGACGTTATATTCTAGTACGGCATCCAAAGTTGTGGTAaagaattttaaacaaatgGATGAAGatgatttaa ATGCTGTTAAGATTCTGTTGAACGAAATTATAGAACCATTGAAACTACttgattatgaaaataaaattaatacacgtATTCAATTAAAAGATTCACTGATTAAAGTAGCAATGTTAACTAAAgaattagatatattaaaattgaa gTGTGAAGAGCTATTTGATGAACAAGATAGTTTgctaaattataacaaatcatataaaatattaaaagatcaatttggAGAAAATCCAGACACAAATTTACTGCCAACAAAAAGTAACTTAGTGGAAGaagttgaaaatgtattaaatgaaatagaatggtaa